A single Brassica rapa cultivar Chiifu-401-42 chromosome A04, CAAS_Brap_v3.01, whole genome shotgun sequence DNA region contains:
- the LOC103849185 gene encoding dual specificity protein kinase YAK1 homolog, translated as MDDIGGGAREMGSRGASTPWQPIQLVFKRYFPQTLRAAVKKKAVVERLTRGLVETYKTCNPQFKYRGELNPKRYLTTPSVGVLNDGFDNVNSDLILAVNDDFCSSDSRHRYIVKDLLGHGTFGQVAKCWVPETNSFVAVKVIKNKPAYYQQALVEVSILTTLNKKYDPEDKHHIVRIYDYFLHQRHLCICFELLDMNLYELIKINQFRGLSLSIVQLFSKQILLGLALLKDAGIIHCDLKPENILLCTSVKPTEIKIIDFGSACMEVKTIYSYIQSRYYRSPEVLLGYRYTTAIDMWSFGCIVAELFLGLPLFPGASEFDILKRMIEILGKQPPDYVLKEAEHTNKFFKCVGSVHNLGNGGTYGGLKSAYMALTEEEFEAREKKKPEIGKEYFRHKNLEEIVKGYPYKINLPEDDVAKETQIRLALIDFLRGLVEFDPTKRWSPFQAAKHPFITGEPFTCPYNPPPETPHVHVAQNIKVDHHPGGGHWFAAGLSPHVSGITRMPMQNSPHFQMFPYSHANSYGSIGSYGSYNDGTFQGNSYGENGNMFAYYSPVNHTGLYMQNQGGVPMLGTSPDARRRVMQYPHGHGLGTSPSAGNFAPLPLGTSPSQFTPPNTNNQFFAGSPGHHGPTSPVRNSCHGSPLGKMAAFSQFNRRKGVGYSGGSQSQDFSLSQAQGHAIDNFNQSEGYSTHNISSSSLRSNTYNPSSTGPHLENPDNTLSVPDPGDWDPNYSDELLLQEDSADESVIANAFSRSMQLGSADASSSRRFNSNAPASSSNLATQRRYGVNQAFSQVENGSPPSNDPRARFGQLMPGSQFTPHVSQNSPSRLGQQPQRVYHGRPNAGRPMDRNHINAQLPPSNSNYGGQRSPRSSSYTNGVPWGGRRTNNHHVPNVPSTSHGRMDYGSIA; from the exons ATGGATGACATTGGTGGTGGAGCTCGTGAGATGGGCTCTAGAGGTGCATCAACACCGTGGCAGCCAATTCAGCTTGTTTTCAAGCGTTATTTCCCTCAGACATTGCGTGCTgctgtgaagaagaaggcg GTAGTGGAGAGACTCACTAGGGGCTTGGTTGAGACATACAAAACATGCAATCCACAGTTCAAATATAGAGGAGAGTTGAATCCCAAGCGGTACTTGACTACTCCATCGGTTGGTGTGCTCAATGATGGCTTTGATAATGTCAACTCCGACCTAATTCTGGCTGTAAATGATGATTTCTGCAGTTCAGATTCACGGCATAG GTACATTGTCAAAGATCTTCTTGGCCATGGGACTTTTGGTCAGGTTGCTAAATGCTGGGTTCCTGAGACAAACAGCTTTGTTGCTGTGAAAGTAATAAAAAACAAGCCTGCATACTATCAGCAGGCGCTGGTTGAAGTGTCTATTTTGACAACG CTAAACAAGAAGTATGATCCAGAGGACAAGCACCATATTGTTCGCATATACGACTACTTCTTACATCAACGTCATTTATGCATATGCTTTGAACTTCTCGACATGAATCT GTATGAGCTCATAAAGATAAATCAATTTAGAGGCCTCTCGTTAAGCATAGTCCAGCTCTTTTCTAAGCAG ATCTTACTTGGTTTGGCTCTTTTGAAAGATGCTGGCATAATCCATTGTGATCTGAAGCCAGAGAATATCCTTCTGTGTACCAG TGTGAAGCCAACTGAAATTAAGATAATCGACTTTGGATCAGCGTGCATGGAAGTTAAGACTATTTACTCATATATTCAG AGTCGTTACTACAGATCGCCGGAAGTTTTACTTGGGTACCG ATACACTACAGCTATCGACATGTGGTCTTTTGGCTGCATTGTGGCTGAGCTGTTTCTTGGATTGCCACTGTTTCCAGGAGCTTCAGAATTTGATATCTTGAAGCGTATGATTGAAATACTGGG GAAGCAACCACCTGATTATGTGCTCAAGGAAGCAGAACATACGAATAAATTCTTTAAATGTGTTGGGAGTGTCCACAATTTGGGGAATGGTGGAACTTATGGTGGCCTCAAAAGTGCTTATATGGCACTGACGGAAGAAGAATTTGAAGCT agagaaaagaaaaagccaGAAATTGGGAAAGAGTACTTCCGCCATAAGAACCTTGAAGAAATTGTTAAAGGCTATCCTTACAAGATAAACTTGCCTGAAGACGATGTAGCCAAAG AAACTCAGATCCGGTTAGCTCTTATTGACTTTCTGAGAGGACTTGTTGAATTTGATCCAACAAAACGTTGGTCACCTTTTCAG GCTGCTAAGCACCCTTTTATCACTGGGGAACCTTTTACGTGCCCATACAACCCTCCTCCAGAAACACCTCATGTG CATGTTGCTCAAAATATCAAAGTGGACCACCATCCAGGTGGAGGGCACTGGTTTGCCGCTGGTCTTTCTCCTCAT GTATCAGGGATAACCAGAATGCCCATGCAAAATAGTCCCCATTTTCAGATGTTTCCTTATTCACATGCAAATAGTTATGGGAGTATCGGAAGCTATGGTAGCTACAATGATGGCACTTTTCAGGGAAATAGCTATGGAGAGAACGGCAATATGTTTGCCTATTATTCTCCTGTGAATCATACTGGCCTATACATGCAAAACCAAGGTGGTGTCCCAATGCTTGGAACTAGTCCTGATGCCAGACGTAGGGTTATGCAGTACCCACATGGACATGGCCTTGGTACAAGTCCATCCGCTGGAAATTTTGCTCCTCTACCCCTTGGCACTAGTCCGTCACAGTTTACTCCACCGAATACAAACAATCAATTTTTTGCTGGCTCTCCTGGACACCATGGTCCGACATCTCCAGTAAGAAACAGTTGTCACGGGTCTCCCTTAGGAAAAATGGCTGCATTCAGTCAGTTCAACCGAAGAAAGGGCGTTGGATATTCTGGAGGTTCTCAATCTCAGGATTTTTCCTTATCACAAGCGCAAGGGCATGCGATCGATAATTTTAATCAAAGTGAGGGGTACTCCACACATAACATTTCCAGCTCATCCCTCCGGTCCAATACGTATAACCCTTCCAGTACTGGACCACATCTTGAAAATCCGGATAATACCTTATCAGTGCCTGATCCAGGAGACTGGGACCCAAATTACAG TGATGAATTGCTTCTACAAGAAGATAGCGCAGATGAGAGTGTCATTGCTAATGCATTCAGCAGAAGTATGCAACTTGGTTCAGCAGATGCCTCCAGCTCCAGAAGGTTCAACAGTAATGCCCCAGCCTCATCATCAAATCTGGCAACCCAAAG GAGATATGGTGTCAATCAAGCGTTCTCGCAAGTAGAGAATGGCAGCCCTCCAAGTAATGATCCGCGTGCCAGATTTGGCCAACTTATGCCAGGATCACAATTCACTCCT